Proteins encoded by one window of Dryocola sp. LX212:
- a CDS encoding 3-hydroxy-fatty acyl-ACP dehydratase yields the protein MTDYSPPQRYLPHKAPMCLLEKVVEVTETGAHCQVKVSSAGVLSPFLNDDGTLPGWFAIEIIAQTVGVWSGWHTVSAGEESVGVGMLLGGRGLRCPDGKFPANTLLDCKVTLLMRDDKIGSFEGEILADNRVVASGRVNTYQPDKNELEQLF from the coding sequence ATGACTGACTATTCTCCTCCGCAGCGTTACCTGCCCCATAAAGCGCCGATGTGCCTGCTCGAAAAGGTCGTGGAGGTCACAGAAACAGGCGCCCATTGTCAGGTAAAAGTCAGCTCAGCGGGCGTGCTGTCTCCTTTTCTTAACGATGACGGCACGCTGCCGGGCTGGTTTGCCATCGAAATCATCGCGCAGACGGTAGGGGTATGGTCCGGCTGGCATACGGTGAGCGCTGGTGAAGAGTCGGTTGGTGTTGGGATGCTCCTCGGCGGGCGCGGGCTGCGCTGTCCTGACGGAAAATTTCCGGCTAATACGCTACTGGATTGTAAGGTCACGCTGTTAATGCGTGACGATAAAATTGGCAGTTTTGAAGGCGAAATCCTCGCAGATAACCGTGTTGTGGCAAGCGGGCGAGTGAATACGTATCAACCAGATAAGAACGAATTAGAACAATTATTTTAA
- a CDS encoding DUF3261 domain-containing protein, with protein sequence MKLNQRSYSGFVGRTGERAIRQLAVCALLLGVSLLSACSSPEPDTTRPQAWLKPGTLVTLPAPGIAPAVNQQQLLTASLKGKTQSLMVLLNADDQKVMLAGLSPLGIRLFRLTYDKSGVKTEQSITLPEMPPASQVLADIMLSHWPVSAWQPQLPKGWTLKDSGATRELRDDTNALIETISYVTRDGKRLPVSIQHHRFGYLIAIQNLDGQS encoded by the coding sequence ATGAAATTGAATCAACGGAGTTATTCTGGTTTTGTAGGGCGGACAGGCGAACGCGCCATCCGCCAGTTAGCCGTTTGCGCTTTATTGCTGGGCGTATCGCTGTTGAGCGCCTGCAGCTCACCTGAACCGGATACCACTCGCCCGCAGGCCTGGCTTAAACCGGGGACGCTGGTGACGCTGCCTGCGCCGGGCATTGCGCCCGCTGTCAATCAGCAGCAGCTGCTGACCGCCAGCCTGAAAGGCAAAACGCAGTCGTTGATGGTGCTGCTCAACGCCGATGACCAGAAGGTTATGCTGGCGGGCCTGTCGCCGCTTGGCATTCGCCTGTTCCGCCTGACCTATGACAAGAGCGGCGTGAAAACTGAGCAGTCGATAACGCTGCCGGAAATGCCCCCGGCAAGCCAGGTGCTGGCGGATATTATGCTCAGCCACTGGCCTGTCAGCGCCTGGCAGCCCCAGCTGCCGAAGGGCTGGACGCTGAAAGATAGCGGCGCAACGCGCGAACTGCGTGATGACACCAACGCGCTTATCGAGACCATCAGCTACGTCACCCGCGACGGTAAACGTTTGCCCGTCAGCATTCAGCATCACCGCTTTGGCTATTTGATCGCCATTCAGAACCTGGACGGCCAGTCATGA
- a CDS encoding acyl-CoA thioesterase, with translation MLSDPRFHVEVSIKVPFHDVDAMEVVWHGNYFRYFEIAREALLDQFDYGYRAMRDSGYVWPVVDTRVKYRGVVTFGQQILVQASVLEFENRLKIGYQIVDAASGRRTTTGYTIQVAVDAASGEMCFVSPDVLFERMGMKP, from the coding sequence ATGCTGAGTGACCCGCGCTTTCACGTTGAGGTCAGCATTAAGGTGCCGTTTCACGATGTCGACGCCATGGAAGTCGTCTGGCACGGCAACTACTTTCGCTATTTTGAAATCGCCCGCGAGGCGCTGCTGGATCAGTTTGATTATGGCTATCGCGCCATGCGGGATTCCGGCTACGTGTGGCCGGTGGTCGATACCAGAGTAAAATACCGCGGCGTGGTGACCTTTGGGCAACAGATCCTCGTGCAGGCAAGCGTGCTGGAGTTCGAAAACCGCCTGAAGATCGGTTATCAAATCGTTGATGCCGCCAGCGGCAGGCGTACCACCACGGGCTATACCATTCAGGTTGCCGTAGACGCCGCATCCGGCGAGATGTGTTTTGTCTCTCCGGACGTGTTATTTGAACGCATGGGGATGAAGCCATGA
- a CDS encoding hydroxymyristoyl-ACP dehydratase translates to MRPLEESRTQPEANQLCLLLRIPAETSWFRGHFPVQPLLPGVAQLDWVMAYGAELAPGLRFSSIENVKFQRPVLPDSLLELNLRWDVGRSALSFEYRLVNDDARQPVSSGKIKLCQ, encoded by the coding sequence ATGAGACCCCTTGAAGAGAGCCGCACGCAGCCGGAAGCGAACCAGCTGTGTTTGCTGCTGCGCATTCCAGCCGAAACGAGCTGGTTTCGCGGCCACTTTCCCGTGCAGCCGCTGCTGCCGGGCGTTGCCCAGCTTGACTGGGTCATGGCCTACGGCGCGGAACTTGCGCCAGGGCTGAGATTCAGCTCAATTGAGAACGTCAAGTTCCAGCGTCCGGTGCTGCCCGACAGCCTGCTGGAGCTGAACTTACGCTGGGATGTGGGCCGCAGCGCGCTGAGTTTTGAATATCGGCTGGTTAACGATGATGCGCGCCAGCCGGTCAGCAGCGGAAAAATCAAGCTATGTCAGTAA
- a CDS encoding beta-ketoacyl-[acyl-carrier-protein] synthase family protein: protein MIFVTAVGMVNAMGNSLDEIADNLAAGRSPGMVPDTEDWLQQGDCWVGRVTGELPPMPDTLPQHNSRNNRLLLAALAQIGPQTDELITRYGRDRVAVVLGTSTSGLDEADRKVSGTHETYYYGQQELGDPSRFVSEYLSLDGPALTVSTACSSSARAVITGKRLIESGMVDAAIVGGADTLSRMPINGFNSLESLSERRCRPFSAERNGITIGEAAALLLLSRESGPVQLLGVGESSDAWHMSAPHPEGAGAIRSVKMAMKEAGLTAEDIGYINMHGTATRLNDEIEAKVVNTLFGEGVPGSSTKHLTGHTLGAAGACEAALCYLMLTRRLSLPAQDFSDCTQDTGLAPCGLLTSPRAEYKPVMLSNSFAFGGNNATLIFGSAHD, encoded by the coding sequence ATGATTTTCGTTACCGCGGTGGGCATGGTTAACGCCATGGGGAATTCGCTCGATGAGATTGCCGACAACCTGGCTGCAGGACGCTCACCGGGCATGGTGCCAGACACCGAAGACTGGCTGCAGCAGGGCGACTGCTGGGTTGGTCGGGTGACGGGCGAGCTTCCACCGATGCCCGACACGCTGCCCCAGCACAACAGCCGAAACAACCGTCTGCTGCTGGCGGCGCTGGCACAGATCGGGCCGCAGACAGATGAGTTGATTACACGCTATGGCCGGGACAGGGTTGCCGTAGTGCTGGGCACCAGCACCTCGGGGCTTGATGAAGCAGACCGAAAAGTGAGCGGCACGCACGAAACGTACTATTACGGGCAGCAGGAGCTGGGCGATCCGTCGCGCTTCGTCAGTGAATACCTCAGCCTCGACGGCCCGGCGCTGACGGTCTCCACCGCCTGCTCCTCCAGCGCCCGGGCGGTCATTACCGGCAAACGCCTGATTGAGTCCGGCATGGTGGACGCGGCAATTGTGGGCGGGGCAGACACGTTAAGCCGCATGCCGATAAACGGTTTTAACAGCCTGGAATCTCTCAGCGAGCGGCGCTGTCGGCCATTTAGCGCTGAACGCAACGGTATTACTATCGGTGAAGCGGCCGCTCTGCTGCTGCTCAGCCGTGAATCCGGCCCGGTTCAGCTGCTCGGCGTAGGGGAGTCTTCCGACGCCTGGCATATGTCCGCGCCGCACCCGGAAGGGGCGGGAGCCATTCGCTCCGTTAAAATGGCGATGAAGGAGGCGGGGTTAACCGCTGAAGATATCGGCTATATCAATATGCACGGCACAGCCACGCGCTTAAATGACGAGATCGAAGCGAAGGTGGTCAATACGCTGTTTGGCGAAGGCGTGCCGGGCAGCTCAACGAAGCATCTGACAGGGCATACTCTCGGCGCAGCGGGGGCCTGCGAGGCGGCGCTTTGTTATCTGATGTTAACCCGCCGTTTATCTTTGCCGGCGCAGGATTTCAGCGATTGTACTCAGGACACAGGACTGGCACCGTGCGGGTTACTGACTTCACCCCGGGCGGAGTATAAGCCGGTCATGCTCTCTAACTCTTTTGCCTTTGGCGGCAACAACGCCACCCTGATCTTTGGATCCGCACATGACTGA
- a CDS encoding 4'-phosphopantetheinyl transferase superfamily protein, translating into MKPYRLALADIQRLADDALAGRWLSSELIATAPSGNRRPIWLAGRTLLAMLLDEGALPLLDIGPNGKPSHPQLPHFNISNSATGVAVLLGKREVGCDMELLRPRPRFMAVARHSFSTGLVEWLEALPVEEQLQAFWRLWTAHEAVLKQQGGTVWQISSLELPLDTLCPAGRYLTHLVVNGALIACCGREPFPAEFTPELVLL; encoded by the coding sequence GTGAAACCCTATCGCCTGGCCTTAGCGGACATTCAGCGCTTAGCGGACGATGCGCTTGCCGGGCGCTGGCTTAGCTCTGAGCTGATCGCCACGGCACCGTCTGGCAACCGCCGCCCGATATGGCTGGCCGGTCGTACTCTGCTGGCCATGCTGCTGGATGAAGGGGCGCTACCTCTGCTGGATATTGGCCCTAACGGCAAACCCTCCCACCCGCAGCTTCCGCACTTTAATATCAGCAACAGTGCGACAGGCGTGGCGGTGCTGCTGGGCAAAAGGGAAGTGGGTTGTGATATGGAGCTGCTGCGGCCACGTCCTCGTTTTATGGCGGTGGCACGACACAGTTTTTCAACCGGGCTGGTGGAGTGGCTCGAGGCGCTACCGGTGGAGGAGCAATTACAGGCTTTCTGGCGCTTATGGACAGCGCATGAGGCGGTATTGAAGCAACAGGGGGGGACGGTGTGGCAGATATCTTCGCTGGAGCTGCCGCTGGACACGCTCTGCCCGGCGGGCCGCTACCTGACGCATCTGGTGGTCAACGGTGCGCTGATTGCCTGCTGCGGGCGTGAACCTTTCCCTGCCGAATTCACGCCCGAGCTGGTTTTACTTTAG
- a CDS encoding 3-ketoacyl-ACP reductase FabG2 — protein MTRTVLVTGASKGIGRAIALGLAEDGFSVVVHYHRDIHGAQQTLNLIEQQGGTGRLMQFDSSDRAQCRAVLQTDIEAHGAYWGVVNNAGIARDGAFPALSDEDWDGVIHTNLDSFYNVIQPCVMPMIGLRDGGRIITLSSVSGLMGNRGQVNYSAAKAGIIGATKALAVELGKRKITVNCIAPGLIDTGMIEMEEAALKEAIRIIPLQRMGLPEEVAGLARYLMSPVAGYVTRQVISLNGGML, from the coding sequence ATGACACGAACAGTACTGGTGACCGGAGCCAGCAAAGGCATCGGCAGGGCGATCGCCCTTGGGCTGGCGGAAGACGGCTTTTCCGTGGTGGTGCATTACCACCGCGATATTCATGGCGCACAGCAAACGCTAAATCTTATTGAACAGCAGGGCGGCACGGGCCGTCTGATGCAGTTCGACAGTTCGGACCGGGCGCAGTGTCGTGCAGTCCTGCAGACAGATATCGAAGCTCACGGCGCTTATTGGGGCGTGGTAAACAACGCAGGTATTGCACGAGACGGCGCATTTCCTGCGCTGAGCGACGAAGACTGGGACGGGGTTATCCATACCAATCTCGACAGCTTCTATAACGTTATTCAGCCCTGCGTGATGCCAATGATTGGTCTGCGCGACGGCGGGCGTATTATTACCCTGTCGTCCGTCTCCGGGCTCATGGGCAACCGTGGGCAAGTGAACTACAGCGCTGCCAAGGCGGGCATTATCGGCGCAACGAAAGCGTTGGCGGTTGAGCTGGGAAAACGCAAAATTACCGTGAACTGCATCGCGCCGGGGCTGATTGATACCGGCATGATTGAAATGGAAGAGGCGGCGCTCAAAGAAGCAATACGCATTATCCCGCTGCAGCGCATGGGCCTGCCGGAAGAAGTGGCCGGGCTTGCCCGCTATCTGATGTCGCCGGTGGCAGGTTATGTCACCCGGCAGGTCATCTCCCTTAACGGGGGGATGCTGTGA
- a CDS encoding glycosyltransferase: protein MSVKPSDFRPCVVIPCYNHGAAMPDVLARLQPFALRCFIVDDGSEPQTANQLVALAASHSDVTLVRLAINGGKGQAVISGLQAAQRAGFTHAVQLDADGQHRIEDIPRFLDESRLHPDSLISGRPEYDDSVPKARLYGRYVTHVWVWIETLSLSLKDSMCGFRVYPLASTLALIAQHPPGRRMDFDTEIMVRLYWSGVDSRFLRTRVTYPADGLSHFDALHDNLRISWMHTKLFFGMLPRIPALLMRHRRNADHWAQVPERKGLAGMRLMLRIYQVLGRRAFTLLLYPVVAWMWLTGGAQRQASQSWLQRVQQQAKSKGIALPGGLNSFRHFLRFGDAMLNKIAAWRGDIKWGRDISFAPGSREVLQPKPGSGKLILAAHLGEIEASRALAQVDEGLVINALVFTDHARRFRQIVEEIAPQAAVNLLPVTHIGPETAMMLREKLDAGEWIAIVGDRIAVNPQRGGERRICWSPFMGASAPFPQGPFILAAALRCPVILMMVLREQGKLRIHAEPFADPLLLPRSTRQQALQLAVDRYAERLEAYALRSPLDWFNFYDFWQLPPEKESAC, encoded by the coding sequence ATGTCAGTAAAGCCCTCTGATTTTCGCCCCTGCGTGGTGATCCCCTGTTATAACCACGGGGCCGCAATGCCGGACGTGCTTGCGCGCCTGCAGCCTTTTGCGCTGCGGTGTTTTATCGTCGACGACGGCAGCGAGCCGCAGACGGCAAACCAGCTCGTGGCGCTGGCCGCCAGCCATTCCGACGTGACGCTGGTTCGCCTGGCCATTAATGGCGGCAAAGGGCAGGCTGTGATTTCCGGTTTGCAGGCGGCGCAGCGGGCAGGCTTCACCCACGCCGTCCAGCTGGACGCCGACGGGCAGCACCGTATCGAAGATATTCCCCGTTTCCTTGATGAATCCCGTCTCCACCCTGACTCGCTGATTTCCGGGCGGCCGGAATACGACGACTCGGTGCCAAAGGCGCGCCTTTATGGCCGCTACGTCACCCACGTCTGGGTGTGGATTGAAACGCTGTCGCTGTCGCTGAAGGACAGCATGTGCGGCTTCCGCGTTTATCCGCTGGCCTCTACGCTCGCCCTGATTGCGCAGCATCCGCCGGGCAGGCGTATGGATTTCGACACCGAAATCATGGTGCGCCTTTACTGGTCCGGCGTGGATAGCCGCTTCCTGCGCACCCGCGTTACCTATCCCGCTGACGGCCTGTCGCACTTTGACGCCCTGCATGACAACCTGCGCATCTCGTGGATGCATACGAAGCTGTTCTTCGGCATGCTGCCGCGCATTCCCGCTCTGCTGATGCGCCACCGCCGTAACGCGGATCACTGGGCACAGGTGCCAGAGCGCAAAGGGCTGGCGGGCATGCGCCTGATGCTGCGCATCTACCAGGTTCTGGGGCGGCGAGCCTTTACGCTGCTGCTTTACCCTGTGGTGGCGTGGATGTGGCTGACCGGTGGCGCTCAGCGTCAGGCATCGCAAAGCTGGCTGCAGCGTGTGCAACAGCAGGCGAAGAGTAAAGGCATAGCGCTGCCGGGCGGGCTAAACAGCTTCCGCCACTTTTTACGTTTCGGCGACGCGATGCTCAACAAAATTGCCGCCTGGCGAGGGGATATCAAATGGGGAAGGGATATTAGCTTCGCCCCCGGCAGCCGCGAAGTTTTGCAGCCCAAGCCGGGCAGCGGAAAGCTTATTCTTGCCGCGCATCTTGGCGAAATTGAGGCCAGCCGCGCGCTGGCGCAGGTTGACGAAGGGCTGGTGATCAACGCCCTGGTCTTTACCGATCACGCCCGGCGCTTCCGGCAGATAGTTGAAGAGATTGCTCCGCAAGCCGCCGTTAATCTGCTGCCAGTTACCCATATTGGCCCGGAAACGGCCATGATGCTGCGCGAGAAACTCGACGCCGGGGAGTGGATTGCTATAGTCGGCGACAGAATTGCGGTTAACCCCCAGCGCGGCGGCGAAAGGCGCATATGCTGGAGCCCGTTTATGGGGGCGTCTGCTCCGTTCCCGCAGGGGCCTTTTATTCTTGCCGCCGCGTTGCGCTGCCCGGTTATTCTGATGATGGTTCTGCGTGAACAGGGAAAGCTCCGTATTCATGCCGAGCCATTTGCTGACCCGCTACTTTTACCTCGGTCCACGCGCCAGCAGGCTCTTCAACTGGCCGTAGATCGCTACGCCGAACGGCTTGAGGCTTATGCTTTACGCTCGCCGCTCGACTGGTTTAACTTTTATGATTTCTGGCAGCTTCCGCCGGAAAAGGAGTCCGCATGCTGA
- a CDS encoding MMPL family transporter, with protein MKSSSVLPSEWPRRLAWGWLSVVALLIVVLCLLLPKARLDSSVLSLLPAQSLGKVPPAIEAGFLQRLDRQMLWLVSPGTRPDPAVAKAWQTRLKQQPFLESVEGPMDAAGQQAWGKFYFEHRNGLVDAQTRSRLQKGGDAQADWVLAQLYSAFSGVSGKELANDPLMLVRGSQLALQQSASQLRLIGGWLVARDKQGRYWYLLHGELKGSSFDMQRGREAVSQLRALQHNLQRQFPAAEVMSRGPLFYSDYASQQAKHDVSTLGLATVAGVLLLILLVFRSVRPLMLCVTSVAVGALAGTAITLLCFGQLHLMTLVMSLGIVGVSADYTLYYLTERMVHGAESSPSGSMRKVLPALLLALGTTVLAWLIMMFAPFPGIRQLAVFAASGLTASCLTVVCLYPFAVRGLPVRPVPCRGWMQAWLAAWQTKNAVRVGIPCVLLAISLAGISLLRINDDISSLQALPQDLLREEQAMTLLTGQGMDQKWFMVYGTSAEETLQRLEKLAPELAKLRERKLIDGYRLLPLASLERQQADLRLLREAAPVLQKRLAETGMNVSAPNLQQMPVTPDLWQKSVISSGWRLLWLSLPDGRSGALVPVNGVHDGAALKSLAAKQPGVSWVDRKSSFNELFGFYRALLAGLLAAAVAAIAVSYVLRLGIKRGLLNVVPSLLSLGGGLAALAFSGHDLNLFSLLALVLVLGIGINYTLFFSNPRGTPLTSMLAVSVALLTALLTLGMLVFSHTQAIASFGIVLSCGIFCAFLTAPLAMPARDKGKS; from the coding sequence ATGAAGAGCAGCAGCGTTTTGCCTTCTGAGTGGCCGCGCCGCCTGGCGTGGGGCTGGCTGAGTGTTGTCGCCCTGCTGATCGTTGTTCTGTGTCTGCTGCTGCCAAAAGCCCGGCTGGACAGCAGCGTGCTCTCTTTGCTGCCAGCTCAGAGCCTGGGCAAAGTGCCCCCGGCTATTGAGGCGGGCTTCCTGCAGCGTCTCGACAGGCAGATGCTCTGGCTGGTCAGCCCAGGCACCAGACCGGACCCCGCCGTGGCGAAAGCCTGGCAGACCCGGCTTAAGCAGCAGCCTTTTTTAGAAAGCGTTGAGGGCCCAATGGACGCGGCGGGGCAGCAGGCCTGGGGCAAATTTTATTTCGAACATCGCAACGGGCTGGTGGATGCGCAGACCCGCTCCCGACTGCAAAAAGGAGGGGATGCCCAGGCCGACTGGGTGCTGGCGCAGCTCTACTCTGCCTTTTCCGGCGTCAGCGGTAAAGAGCTGGCAAACGATCCTTTAATGCTGGTGCGCGGCTCCCAGCTGGCGTTGCAGCAGAGCGCCAGCCAGCTAAGGCTAATCGGCGGCTGGCTGGTGGCGCGGGATAAACAGGGCCGCTACTGGTACCTGCTGCACGGTGAGCTGAAAGGCTCTTCATTTGATATGCAGCGCGGGCGCGAGGCAGTAAGCCAGCTGCGGGCGCTGCAGCACAACCTGCAACGCCAGTTTCCGGCAGCAGAAGTCATGTCCCGGGGCCCGCTGTTTTACAGTGACTATGCCAGCCAGCAGGCGAAGCACGATGTTTCCACCCTGGGGCTTGCGACGGTAGCTGGTGTACTGCTACTGATCCTTCTGGTTTTCCGGTCGGTTCGTCCTTTGATGCTCTGCGTCACCTCCGTCGCCGTCGGCGCGCTTGCGGGTACGGCTATCACGCTGCTTTGTTTTGGCCAGCTGCATCTGATGACGCTGGTGATGAGCCTGGGAATTGTCGGCGTATCGGCTGACTACACGCTCTATTACCTGACGGAGAGGATGGTGCACGGGGCGGAAAGTTCGCCGTCTGGAAGCATGCGCAAAGTGCTTCCCGCCCTGCTGCTGGCGCTGGGGACGACGGTGCTGGCCTGGCTCATTATGATGTTCGCACCTTTCCCGGGTATCCGGCAGCTCGCCGTATTTGCCGCCAGCGGGTTAACCGCTTCCTGCCTCACGGTTGTCTGCTTGTATCCCTTCGCGGTGCGCGGCCTGCCGGTGCGTCCGGTTCCCTGCCGTGGCTGGATGCAGGCCTGGCTTGCGGCCTGGCAAACGAAGAATGCCGTGCGGGTGGGGATCCCCTGTGTTTTGCTGGCTATCAGCCTTGCGGGCATCTCGCTGCTGCGCATTAATGACGACATTTCCAGCCTGCAGGCCCTGCCGCAGGATCTGCTGCGTGAAGAGCAGGCGATGACCCTGCTGACCGGGCAGGGCATGGATCAGAAATGGTTTATGGTTTACGGCACCAGCGCGGAAGAGACCCTGCAGCGTCTGGAAAAGCTGGCGCCGGAGCTGGCGAAGCTGCGTGAACGCAAGCTTATTGACGGTTACCGCCTGCTCCCCCTGGCCTCCCTTGAGCGCCAGCAGGCCGATTTGCGCCTGCTGCGCGAAGCTGCTCCGGTGCTGCAAAAGCGCCTGGCGGAGACGGGCATGAACGTGAGCGCCCCGAATCTGCAGCAAATGCCGGTCACGCCGGATCTCTGGCAGAAAAGCGTCATCAGCAGCGGTTGGCGTTTATTGTGGCTGTCGCTGCCCGACGGACGGAGCGGGGCGTTAGTGCCGGTAAACGGTGTGCATGACGGCGCGGCGCTGAAAAGCCTTGCCGCTAAGCAGCCGGGCGTGAGCTGGGTGGATCGCAAATCCTCTTTCAACGAGCTGTTTGGCTTTTATCGCGCTTTGCTGGCCGGTTTACTGGCTGCGGCCGTAGCGGCTATCGCCGTCAGCTATGTGCTGCGCCTCGGGATTAAAAGAGGGCTGCTCAACGTGGTGCCTTCGCTGCTCTCCCTTGGCGGCGGGCTTGCGGCACTGGCGTTTAGCGGTCACGATCTGAACTTATTCTCGCTGCTGGCCCTTGTGCTTGTACTGGGGATCGGCATTAACTACACGCTGTTCTTCAGCAATCCGCGCGGTACACCGTTGACCTCCATGCTGGCGGTGAGCGTTGCCTTACTGACCGCGCTGCTGACGCTCGGCATGCTGGTCTTTAGCCACACCCAGGCTATTGCCAGCTTCGGCATTGTTCTGAGCTGCGGGATCTTCTGCGCATTTTTGACCGCGCCGCTGGCGATGCCGGCCAGGGACAAAGGAAAATCATGA
- a CDS encoding beta-ketoacyl-ACP synthase — MIRRVVVTGMGGVTAFGEDWQSVSAGLRSGQNAVRHMPEWQIYEGLNTLLGAPVDKFVLPGHYTRKRIRAMGRVSLMATRATELALEQAGLLDDPVLTSGDSGIAYGSSTGSTGPVSEFATMLTEKHTRNITGTTYVQMMPHTAAVNAGLFFGLRGRVIPTSSACTSGSQAIGYAWEAIRHGYQTVMVAGGAEELCPSEAAVFDTLFATSQRNEQPKSTPAPFDQTRDGLVIGEGAGTLILEDLDHALARGAKIYAEIIGFHTNCDAAHITQPQKETMQICIERGLASAGLAASDIGYISAHGTATDRGDIAETQATAAVFGDKTPISSLKSYFGHTLGACGSLEAWMSIEMMREGWFAETLNLRNRDEACGELDYIMGSARRLDTEFIQSNNFAFGGINTSLVLRRWP, encoded by the coding sequence GTGATCCGACGCGTGGTGGTAACGGGAATGGGAGGGGTGACCGCATTTGGTGAAGACTGGCAGTCGGTCTCCGCCGGGCTGCGTTCCGGTCAGAATGCGGTCAGGCACATGCCGGAATGGCAGATTTACGAAGGCCTGAATACCCTGCTCGGCGCGCCGGTGGATAAATTTGTCCTCCCCGGGCATTACACCCGCAAACGCATCCGTGCCATGGGGCGTGTGTCGCTGATGGCTACTCGCGCAACGGAGCTTGCGCTGGAGCAGGCCGGTTTGCTTGACGATCCGGTACTCACCAGCGGAGATTCGGGCATTGCCTACGGGTCATCTACGGGCAGCACGGGACCGGTGAGTGAGTTCGCTACGATGCTGACGGAAAAGCATACCCGCAATATCACTGGCACCACCTATGTGCAGATGATGCCGCACACCGCGGCGGTCAACGCCGGGTTATTCTTCGGCCTGCGTGGCCGGGTGATCCCAACCTCCAGCGCCTGTACATCAGGCAGCCAGGCCATCGGCTATGCCTGGGAGGCGATTCGCCATGGCTACCAAACCGTGATGGTTGCAGGCGGCGCGGAAGAGCTTTGTCCTTCGGAAGCCGCCGTGTTCGACACGCTGTTTGCTACCAGCCAGCGCAACGAACAGCCAAAAAGCACGCCGGCTCCCTTTGACCAGACGCGTGACGGCCTGGTTATTGGCGAAGGTGCAGGTACACTGATCCTTGAAGATCTTGACCACGCGCTGGCCCGGGGGGCGAAGATCTACGCCGAAATTATCGGTTTTCATACCAATTGTGATGCGGCGCATATCACCCAGCCCCAGAAAGAGACCATGCAGATTTGTATCGAGCGTGGCCTGGCGTCTGCCGGGCTTGCCGCCAGCGACATCGGCTATATCAGTGCGCACGGCACGGCGACGGACCGGGGCGATATCGCTGAAACCCAGGCGACCGCTGCCGTCTTCGGCGACAAAACGCCGATCTCTTCGCTGAAGAGCTATTTTGGCCATACGCTCGGGGCGTGTGGGTCGCTGGAAGCATGGATGAGCATTGAAATGATGCGGGAGGGCTGGTTTGCAGAGACTCTTAACCTGCGTAACCGTGACGAAGCGTGCGGCGAGCTGGATTACATCATGGGCAGTGCCCGACGTCTGGATACCGAATTCATCCAGAGCAATAACTTTGCTTTCGGGGGAATTAATACTTCGCTGGTGCTTCGCCGTTGGCCGTGA
- a CDS encoding outer membrane lipoprotein carrier protein LolA, which translates to MKKLLLSALLLVSYPAGAVTLDDIQQRFAAQPVVRAKFQQERQISGMSQPLYSSGEVLIAKNTGLWWQQKHPFPMTLILDDSHMVQVMGTQAPEVITADSNPQMFQFNHLLRALFQADRKVLDENFTHEFTDLGKGEWQLVLTPTSTPLDKLFSTLTLKGKKYLNVIELNDTQGDFTEITFSNQRPEPRTLTYEEQQRFAF; encoded by the coding sequence ATGAAAAAACTCTTACTGTCAGCGCTGCTGCTGGTCAGCTACCCCGCCGGTGCCGTCACGCTTGACGATATTCAGCAGCGCTTTGCCGCCCAGCCGGTTGTGCGCGCCAAATTCCAGCAGGAGCGCCAGATTAGCGGCATGAGCCAGCCCCTTTACTCCAGCGGGGAGGTGCTGATCGCTAAAAACACCGGGCTGTGGTGGCAGCAGAAGCACCCTTTCCCGATGACGCTGATCCTCGATGACAGCCATATGGTGCAGGTGATGGGTACCCAGGCCCCGGAGGTCATCACCGCCGACAGCAACCCGCAGATGTTCCAGTTTAACCATCTGCTGCGCGCGCTGTTTCAGGCCGATCGTAAAGTGCTCGACGAGAACTTCACCCACGAATTTACCGACCTCGGCAAGGGTGAGTGGCAGCTGGTGCTGACCCCGACCAGCACGCCGCTCGATAAGCTCTTCAGCACGCTCACCCTCAAAGGGAAGAAGTACCTTAACGTCATCGAGCTTAACGATACCCAGGGTGATTTCACGGAAATCACCTTCAGCAACCAGCGCCCGGAACCGCGAACGTTAACGTATGAAGAGCAGCAGCGTTTTGCCTTCTGA